One stretch of Schizosaccharomyces pombe strain 972h- genome assembly, chromosome: III DNA includes these proteins:
- the pbi2 gene encoding proteinase B inhibitor Pbi2 → MSQKSYIVQLKDSVDPASMDKIKSDLEASGAKIGHTYDTVFKGFSVSLPENAVDALSAHPEIQHFEPDQEMHTMKKD, encoded by the coding sequence ATGAGTCAAAAGTCGTATATCGTTCAATTGAAAGATTCTGTTGATCCTGCATCGAtggataaaataaaatctgATTTAGAGGCATCTGGTGCTAAAATTGGTCATACTTATGATACCGTATTTAAGGGATTCAGCGTTTCTCTTCCTGAGAATGCAGTAGATGCTTTGTCTGCTCATCCTGAAATTCAACATTTTGAGCCTGACCAAGAGATGCATACTATGAAGAAGGATTAG
- the efm2 gene encoding methyltransferase Rrg1, whose product MILEDTDLPLSHEQPSYSQIKDVLDKIPTGEHLWDLPKYEEKIILNWLIKLLATNLEWITVEEERDYLVSTICERIAERSGRLAAPTRKREFSLSNGVSVVLREPTMTYNTLGFKTWGSAPLLSANLPKWEDLSNSINALELGAGTGLVGISAAIQLGWQVVCTDLPDIVENMQYNVDYNSELIQQYAGSVSCHVLDWMNPPDDDNRPSWLIKPFQRIIASDCIYETHFGELAIALFRKYLAKDGIVITEYPLRETHLEEIGVFEKGMDAAGFERQMGEEIGEEDFGSLYPVTCRWSRWKYHG is encoded by the coding sequence aTGATTTTAGAAGACACGGATCTACCTTTAAGTCACGAACAGCCTTCTTACTCTCAAATTAAAGATGTTTTGGACAAAATTCCTACTGGGGAGCACTTGTGGGACCTTCCTAAGTATGAGGAGAAAATAATCCTCAATTGGCTTATCAAGCTCTTAGCTACAAATTTGGAATGGATCACAGTTGAAGAGGAACGAGACTATTTGGTTAGCACGATTTGTGAACGAATTGCAGAGCGTAGTGGTAGACTTGCAGCTCCTACTAGGAAGAGGGAATTTTCCCTTTCAAATGGTGTTTCTGTAGTTCTTCGAGAGCCCACTATGACCTATAATACTTTAGGATTTAAAACATGGGGGTCTGCTCCCTTGCTTTCAGCAAATCTTCCCAAATGGGAAGATTTGAGTAATTCCATTAACGCGCTAGAATTAGGGGCTGGGACTGGGCTTGTTGGCATTAGTGCAGCCATTCAATTAGGATGGCAAGTTGTATGTACAGATCTACCAGATATAGTAGAAAATATGCAGTATAACGTTGATTACAATTCTGAACTTATCCAGCAATATGCGGGTTCAGTAAGCTGTCATGTATTAGATTGGATGAATCCCCCAGATGATGATAACCGACCATCATGGCTTATTAAACCATTTCAACGGATTATAGCAAGTGATTGTATCTATGAAACTCATTTCGGCGAGTTAGCCATTGCACTGTTTCGTAAATATTTAGCTAAGGACGGGATTGTTATCACAGAGTATCCACTTCGCGAAACACATTTGGAAGAAATAGGTGTGTTTGAAAAGGGAATGGACGCCGCCGGATTTGAAAGACAAATGGGAGAAGAAATTGGTGAAGAAGACTTTGGCTCTCTATACCCAGTAACTTGTCGTTGGAGTAGATGGAAATACCATGGATAA
- the cox5 gene encoding cytochrome c oxidase subunit V yields MYLSKIICKKVPMKLLCTRNAATVSAAATNALQKEQPSGEAMIARPRLVDLDKRWGIMSQEEKDGLITDLYARQKQPWTTLSIEEKKAAYWIAFGEHGPRAFSHISQKTVFWGTVAGLTIGVVLFGLIRTQAAPSPRTMTREWQEKSNEYMKENKINPISGEASEGFKGRGQISGGIFSPSEKDKK; encoded by the coding sequence ATgtatctttcaaaaattatctGCAAAAAAGTGCCAATGAAGCTTCTCTGCACTCGCAATGCTGCTACTGTGAGTGCTGCTGCTACCAACGCTTTGCAGAAAGAGCAGCCTTCCGGAGAGGCCATGATCGCTCGTCCTCGTTTGGTTGATTTGGACAAGCGTTGGGGTATTATGTCTCAGGAGGAGAAAGACGGTCTTATCACAGATTTGTATGCTCGTCAGAAACAACCCTGGACGACACTCTCCATTGAGGAAAAGAAAGCCGCATATTGGATTGCTTTTGGTGAACACGGTCCTCGTGCTTTCAGCCACATTAGTCAAAAGACAGTTTTTTGGGGAACTGTCGCTGGTTTAACGATCGGTGTCGTATTGTTTGGTCTCATCCGCACTCAAGCTGCTCCTTCTCCTCGTACCATGACTCGTGAATGGCAAGAGAAGTCCAATGAGTACATGAAGGAGAACAAGATCAACCCTATTAGTGGTGAAGCTAGCGAAGGGTTTAAGGGACGTGGTCAAATTTCCGGTGGTATTTTCTCCCCCTCCGAAAAGGACAAGAAATAA
- the ctp1 gene encoding CtIP family endonuclease — MNEEEHNKSVHWSIVYRQLGNLLEQYEVEIARLKSQLVLEKKLRIQVEKELESVKTKQISSSASSKVSSNTIQELDSTTDEDEIPGSDTVDEEDPSLNAPFSEKNQSVKIPPHSPTLPVQNASAFVKPISVPLGNVKEEKFLDTNPIGAESFESSDGEMHLRARSPEDMILLRETQPLAPLDINTLGVSDNRQKKGTEKKRPFEPEFLNDDVIRGNKRKALPAYECPDCQKFYELHGPVKESSVAPTWNDENRLGGGSLPNCKHQPLVQKVGRHRKLNIPKPIPNGFWESDFVD, encoded by the exons CAGTTAGGAAACCTTCTAGAGCAATATGAAGTCGAAATTGCTAGACTTAAATCTCAATTGGTCTTGGAAAAGAAACTGAGGATTCAAGTTGAAAAGGAGTTGGAAAGtgttaaaacaaaacagaTATCCTCATCTGCGTCTTCCAAAGTTAGTTCAAATACCATTCAGGAATTGGATAGCACAACAGACGAGGATGAGATTCCTGGAAGTGATACAGTGGACGAAGAGGACCCTTCTTTAAATGCCCCTTTTTCAGAGAAAAACCAAAGCGTTAAAATCCCTCCGCATTCACCCACTCTTCCTGTGCAAAATGCTTCAGCATTTGTCAAACCAATTTCTGTGCCATTGGGTAAcgtgaaagaagaaaaatttttggacaCAAATCCTATAGGCGCAGAGTCCTTTGAAAGTTCCGACGGTGAAATGCATTTACGAGCAAGGTCACCTGAAGACATGATATTGCTACGTGAAACACAACCATTAGCTCCGTTGGACATAAATACGTTGGGAGTATCTGACAATCGCCAGAAAAAGGGGACTGAAAAGAAGCGACCATTTGAGcctgaatttttaaacgatGATGTTATTCGAGGTAATAAACGTAAAGCACTTCCTGCTTACGAATGTCCGGATTGCCAAAAG TTCTATGAGTTACATGGTCCAGTCAAAGAAAGCAGCGTTGCGCCTACTTGGAATGACGAAAACCGCTTGGGTGGTGGCTCTTTACCCAATTGTAAGCATCAACCTTTGGTGCAAAAAGTAGGCCGGCATCGAAAATTAAACATCCCCAAACCTATTCCAAATGGTTTTTGGGAAAGTGATTTTGTAGATTAA